The Anaerolineales bacterium region CATCCTGGATCTCGACGAGCACTGGGATGGTAAGGGCGACCCGCTTGGCAAGAAGGGCGAGCAGATCTCGCTGCTCGGCCGAGTGCTTGATTTTGCGCAGACACTCGAAGTCTTTTATAGCGCCTACGGCCCGGAGGATGCACGCCGCGTGGCCCAAAAACGCCGCGGCACCTGGTTTGATCCGTCCCTGGTGGATCTGTTCTTCGCTACCTTTGCTCACGATGACAGCTTTTGGCAAAAGCTCAAGTCCAACGAGCTCATCGCTGACATCAGCGCCTATGAGCCGCCTGACCGCATTCTGCATGCCGATCAGGACAAGCTGGACCAGATCGCCGAGGCCTTCGCCCGCGTGATCGACGCCAAGTCGCCGTATACCAGCCGTCACTCCGCCCGCGTGGCTGAGATCGTGCGCCTGATGGCCGCCGAGCTCAACCTGCCGCCCGAGCAGCGCCGCGACCTCTCGCGAGCGGCCCTGCTGCACGACATTGGCAAGCTGGCCGTCTCCAACACCATTTTGGATAAGCCGGGCGAGCTCAACGACGCCGAGTGGGCCCAGATGCGCTCGCACACCGATTACACCTATCGCATCCTCGAGCGTGTGCGCGGCTTCCGCCAGCTGGCCCAGGTGGCCAGCGCCCACCACGAGCGCCTGGATGGGAGTGGCTACCACCGCGGCCTACCCGGCGGCGAAATGTCGCAGGATGCCCGCCTGCTGGCCGTGGCTGACCAGTACGAGGCGCTCACCGCGCCGCGCCCCTATCGAGAGCCACTCAGCTCCGACGAAGCCCTTAAGCTGCTCGAGGGCCAGGTGGGCACCGGTATCGACGCAACCGCCTTCCAGGCCCTGCGCTCCACAGTAGAGAAGGGTGGGGTACCAGAGCCAGCGGCGGTCGAGAAGATCTAGCCTCTCCAGCCAGGCTTCCTTGACAGCCCTTTGAGCCTGCGGGTATAGTTCCCTCGGTTAACAATCGAATAGGAGAACCAGCGGCTGGCTCTTGTACCAACCCATAGCATCGCTTTGCGATGCTATGCCTTGGCAAGCGAGAGTACGAGGTGGAAGTTATCGAACATGCTGTGTGCGGCTGATGAATCAGCCGAAGCAGCATAGATCAGCGGATACTTCCGAAGCCTGACTACGGGCTTCCCTTCTCCTTCCAGAACGAGCTGCGTTGCAAAACCGCCCGGTGACGGGCGAGACAAACAGCGCGGCAGTAGTTGTGAGCGCACTCACATTTAGTGGTGGAGTGTGCCTGCATATACACATTGGAAGGTGTGACCTGTGAATGGGCACGCCATGTGCCCATTTTTTGTTGGGCAGGAAGGTTACGGAATGACCCACGTGCCAACAGGCTCACCCTCCAGCGGCTATCACCGCTATCACATCCCCACCAAGCCCGCACCCGATATTGAAAAATGGCCCAGCCGCTTCAAGGTCAAAGTGCGCCGCACTGGCCTGGCCAAGCTGCTGTTATCTGAAATCGTGCATTACCGCGGCCGCAAAGATGTAATCCTCAGCCGGCCATGCATGTACGGAGTGTTCTCCGGCCCGGTGGGCGGCTTCATGCCGCGCGAGGAGCACTGCGTGGGCTGCCTGCGCTGCACCACCGAGTTCCCCGAGTTCGTGCGCATCGAGCACAACCCCGAGCGCCAGAAACTGGGCGACTCGTACTTCACCTTCAACTATGTGGACCAGATCGCGTATGAGGCGTCCAGTGGCCTGGTGCCTGTGCGCGGAGCCGGCTACCGCGGCAAGTTTGGCGGCGAGGGCTGGGACGGCATGTGGACGGATATGTCCGAGATCGTGCGCCCCACGCGGGACGGCATTCACGGTCGCGAGACCATCTCCACCGTCGTAGATATCGGCTACACGCCCAACTTCCTGCAATTCGACGCGGCCGGCCAACCGGTGGGCAACACTCCGCACTATCTTTCCATCCAGCTTCCCATTTTGTTCGATGGTGGCGATCTGCCCCGCGACGGTCACATCGCCCGCATGTACGCCTGCGCCGCCGCCGAGCTGGATACGCTCGCCGTTTTGCCGTTTGAGCAAGCCCTCGGCCTGGGCCAATACGCCCACGCCATCGTGCCGGTTGTGCGTGCGGAGCACGCACAACAGCTGGGCCAGCTCGGCTTCACCCCGCGCATGGTTGAGATGCACGGCTGGGATGATGGACTGTATGCCGCCATCATCGCCGCCTTCCCCCAGGCCATCATCGCCCTACGCACCGGCTTTGGGGATGCGCCTGCCCTGGTGGGCTATGCCCAGCGCGGCGTCAAAGTGTTCCACCTGGTGGCCGACTATCACGGCCGTAGCGCCGATGGCCGCTTCGTGCTCGACCTGATCCGCGATGCGCACAAAGCCTTCGTTGACGCCGGCATCCGCGAAGAAGTGACCTTGCTGGGTAGCGGCGGCATGATCGCCGCCGAGCACATGCCCAAGGCCATGATCTGCGGGCTGGATGCGGTGGCTGTGGACACGCCGCCGCTGGTGGCCCTGCAAGCCCGCTTTGAGGGCGAATGCGCCAGCCGCACCGCCAGCCGCTTCTCGCTGCCCGCTGGCCTCAACGAGGCCTGGGGCGTGCAGCGCCTCAAGAACCTGGCCGCGTCCTGGCGTGACCAACTGCTCGAAATTCTCGGCGCCATGGGCCTGCGTGAAGTGCGCCGCCTGCGCGGCGAGATGGGCCGCGCCATGTTCATGAAGACACTGGAAGCAGATGCCTTTGCCGGCCTGCTGGGGTATTCGGAGGCTGCAAATGGCTAGCATTGCTGGAAAGACCGACGAGCAACTCATCGTCGAAAAGCACATCGCGAATTTTCATAGAGGCTTCGCCTATTGGCCGCGCGCCGAGGAGGCTCCGCCCGCCCTCGGCGACAGCCGCTGGACGCAAGACCTGATCCTTGCCACCTGGCTGATGGCCGAGACTGGCAAACCACCCGACAACGGCCTGGAATACAAGATCGGCGCTTCTGGCGGCGGCTTTGACGTGCTGGATTTCAACATTCCCAGCGAAGATAAATGGCTTCCTGCTGATACTGAGATTGATCTCTCTATCCCGCTCAACCGCCGCGACGATGGCGCACAGCTCAAGATAGACCTGCCGATGTATGGCGGCGGCATGTCCTACGGCTCGATCAGCGAGCACGTC contains the following coding sequences:
- a CDS encoding HD domain-containing protein, producing the protein MPNTVDIRLSEVVSALTYALDLTEGQPEGHTIRNCMIGMTLADHMDLTSQQRSALFYALLLKDLGCSSNAAKVSSLFGVDDHTAKFRLKTVQWSSLINAGMYVVRTAGEGSNLLSRFWRVVTLGLQGRPAARGLIKTRCERGADIARMLGFPEETAQAILDLDEHWDGKGDPLGKKGEQISLLGRVLDFAQTLEVFYSAYGPEDARRVAQKRRGTWFDPSLVDLFFATFAHDDSFWQKLKSNELIADISAYEPPDRILHADQDKLDQIAEAFARVIDAKSPYTSRHSARVAEIVRLMAAELNLPPEQRRDLSRAALLHDIGKLAVSNTILDKPGELNDAEWAQMRSHTDYTYRILERVRGFRQLAQVASAHHERLDGSGYHRGLPGGEMSQDARLLAVADQYEALTAPRPYREPLSSDEALKLLEGQVGTGIDATAFQALRSTVEKGGVPEPAAVEKI